The following are encoded in a window of Solibacillus sp. FSL R7-0668 genomic DNA:
- a CDS encoding cobyrinate a,c-diamide synthase, with amino-acid sequence MNRFVLAGTGSGVGKTTFTIGIMRALMKRGLRVQGFKCGPDYIDPTYHTAVTKRISRNIDSFMMTEDVVRTIVARNSVDADVAMIEGVMGLYDGKSPLSNEGSAAHISEITNSPVILIVNAASMARSVAAVVKGFQLLDENTHIVGVIANQLGSKSHYEIVKTAIEQECNVPVLGYLPKGAVPAIPSRHLGLVPAIERGELDHYFDELAEAIEAHIDLDALLLATKAQPLQQCSPIFDAVEYTAPVHLAVAKDAAFNFYYEENFELLQANGTVLHYFSPLANEEVPKQAQGLYIGGGFPEEFAEQLANNTASMHSIKEAIERGLPTLAECGGYMYLTESISNRAGESFPMVGIIPGRVKMQSKLAALGYREITGMQDNFLISEQEAAKGHEFHYSVYEGEHTTPAYLSKGRFGAKQEGYLHHNLVAGYTHFHFASNPQLVKNWLAACEKLEK; translated from the coding sequence ATGAATCGATTCGTACTTGCTGGAACAGGCAGTGGTGTTGGAAAAACGACCTTTACCATTGGCATTATGCGCGCATTGATGAAGCGAGGACTTCGCGTGCAGGGCTTTAAATGTGGCCCGGATTATATCGATCCAACCTATCACACAGCAGTAACCAAGCGAATTTCACGCAATATTGATAGCTTTATGATGACAGAGGATGTTGTGCGAACAATTGTTGCGAGAAATAGTGTGGATGCAGATGTGGCAATGATTGAAGGCGTCATGGGCTTATATGACGGAAAATCGCCATTATCAAATGAAGGCTCCGCTGCACATATTAGTGAAATTACAAATAGCCCCGTCATTTTAATCGTGAACGCTGCGAGTATGGCTAGGTCTGTGGCGGCGGTTGTGAAGGGCTTCCAGCTGCTTGATGAAAATACCCATATTGTAGGCGTTATCGCCAATCAATTAGGCAGTAAAAGCCACTATGAAATCGTGAAAACAGCTATTGAACAAGAATGTAACGTACCGGTGCTCGGCTACTTACCAAAGGGTGCTGTGCCCGCAATACCAAGCCGTCATTTAGGGCTAGTGCCAGCGATAGAGCGCGGGGAGTTAGATCACTATTTTGATGAATTAGCAGAAGCAATTGAGGCGCATATCGATTTGGATGCATTGCTTCTAGCGACAAAAGCACAGCCATTACAGCAATGCAGCCCTATTTTTGATGCGGTGGAGTATACGGCACCTGTCCATCTTGCAGTGGCAAAGGATGCAGCCTTTAACTTTTATTACGAGGAAAACTTTGAGCTGCTGCAGGCGAATGGTACGGTGTTGCATTATTTTTCACCATTAGCAAATGAAGAAGTACCAAAACAGGCACAGGGCTTATACATAGGTGGCGGCTTCCCTGAAGAATTTGCAGAACAATTAGCAAACAACACAGCAAGCATGCACTCGATTAAAGAGGCGATCGAACGCGGGCTTCCGACTTTGGCAGAATGTGGTGGCTATATGTATTTAACAGAAAGCATTTCCAATCGCGCAGGTGAAAGCTTTCCAATGGTCGGCATCATTCCAGGTAGGGTGAAAATGCAATCCAAATTAGCAGCACTTGGCTATCGGGAAATTACAGGCATGCAGGACAACTTCCTCATTTCTGAACAAGAAGCAGCAAAGGGCCATGAATTCCATTATTCTGTTTATGAAGGGGAGCACACGACCCCGGCTTACTTGAGCAAAGGCCGATTTGGCGCGAAGCAAGAGGGCTATTTGCATCATAATTTAGTGGCCGGCTATACTCATTTCCATTTTGCTTCAAATCCACAGCTTGTGAAAAATTGGTTAGCTGCTTGTGAAAAACTTGAGAAATAA
- a CDS encoding nitroreductase family protein, with protein sequence MLEELKKRRAIRNFLPQPVGRKKIEALLEAATYAPNDRMREPWHFYVLQQESLKQFEQVAFNYLQQRFPTKPHLVESSMKAVTNTPLIIVVTSAIVADDEGATIDNTFAVSSAIMSMWLMAESLDLGMVWRTRGVGLVHETALHEFIGATENERLVGTLCIGYPEEKITTEKKRTPFAEKTTWL encoded by the coding sequence ATGTTAGAAGAATTAAAGAAACGACGTGCCATTCGTAACTTTTTACCCCAACCGGTAGGACGTAAAAAAATTGAGGCATTATTAGAGGCAGCTACATACGCACCGAATGACCGTATGCGCGAGCCGTGGCATTTTTATGTACTCCAGCAAGAAAGCTTAAAGCAATTTGAACAAGTGGCTTTCAATTATTTACAGCAGCGTTTTCCTACAAAACCTCATTTAGTGGAAAGCTCCATGAAGGCTGTTACAAATACACCGCTTATTATTGTCGTCACTTCTGCAATTGTAGCAGATGATGAGGGAGCCACTATTGACAATACATTTGCTGTTAGTAGTGCGATTATGTCGATGTGGTTAATGGCAGAAAGCTTAGATTTAGGGATGGTATGGCGTACGCGCGGTGTTGGATTAGTGCATGAGACCGCACTTCATGAATTTATAGGCGCAACGGAAAATGAGCGTTTAGTTGGTACGCTGTGCATCGGTTATCCAGAAGAAAAAATAACGACTGAAAAAAAGCGCACGCCATTTGCAGAAAAAACGACGTGGCTTTAG
- the cbiE gene encoding precorrin-6y C5,15-methyltransferase (decarboxylating) subunit CbiE, with translation MKMIGIGDSGIENLLPQYMDWIEQSAVLVGGERHLAFFPQYQGEKIPIKGGIKPLVEKLQLETRNVVILVSGDPLFYGLGNVLAKKLAIEIYPHTSSIQLAFTKLQESWQDAYVTSVHGRSMKGLAQKIDGQKKVAILTDETNSPNAIATYLKAFGMTEYDAFVAENLEGENERCRHFTLDEMENAQFYPLNVVILKQRMPVQLSTMGIDDDAFIQRKPEKGLVTKKEIRVLSLHALELQIDSVAWDIGTCTGSVAIEMAKQAREGQVYAIEKNEYDLENCMQNQLRHRADITAILGKAPARLDEFPDPDAIFIGGTGGNMEELLEVCVKRLKPNGRIVINLATLENLVDAQRIFKSLHCDVSFIQASIARSKPILNLTRLQPLTPIFIVTARKIQEMEGEHS, from the coding sequence ATGAAGATGATTGGTATCGGGGATAGCGGTATTGAAAATCTATTACCACAATATATGGATTGGATTGAACAAAGTGCAGTACTTGTTGGCGGTGAACGGCATTTAGCGTTTTTTCCACAGTATCAAGGAGAAAAAATACCGATTAAAGGCGGAATCAAGCCACTTGTAGAAAAATTACAGCTCGAGACACGCAATGTCGTCATTTTAGTTTCAGGGGATCCGTTGTTTTACGGTTTAGGAAATGTATTAGCTAAAAAGCTAGCGATCGAAATTTATCCGCATACAAGCTCCATCCAATTAGCATTTACAAAATTGCAGGAAAGCTGGCAAGATGCGTATGTAACGAGTGTACACGGACGGTCAATGAAAGGCTTGGCGCAAAAAATTGACGGTCAAAAAAAGGTCGCCATTTTAACGGATGAAACAAACTCTCCAAACGCGATTGCGACGTATTTAAAAGCGTTTGGCATGACCGAATATGATGCTTTTGTGGCAGAAAATTTAGAAGGCGAAAATGAACGCTGCCGTCATTTCACATTAGATGAAATGGAAAACGCGCAGTTTTATCCACTAAACGTCGTTATTTTAAAGCAACGCATGCCTGTACAGCTTTCCACAATGGGAATCGATGATGATGCGTTTATTCAACGTAAACCTGAAAAAGGATTAGTGACTAAAAAGGAAATTCGCGTGTTATCGCTGCATGCATTAGAGCTACAAATAGACAGTGTTGCGTGGGATATTGGGACATGCACAGGGTCTGTTGCAATCGAAATGGCGAAACAAGCACGAGAAGGGCAAGTATATGCCATTGAAAAAAATGAGTATGATTTAGAAAATTGTATGCAAAATCAATTACGTCACCGCGCGGATATAACGGCCATTTTAGGCAAGGCACCTGCACGCTTAGACGAATTCCCAGACCCCGATGCCATTTTCATTGGTGGCACAGGCGGAAATATGGAGGAGCTACTGGAGGTATGTGTGAAGCGCCTAAAGCCAAATGGTCGTATTGTCATAAATTTGGCAACGTTAGAAAACCTAGTCGATGCCCAAAGAATTTTTAAGTCGCTTCATTGTGACGTAAGCTTTATTCAAGCTTCGATTGCGCGTAGTAAACCCATCTTAAATCTTACTCGTCTGCAACCGCTAACGCCGATATTTATTGTTACAGCACGGAAAATACAGGAGATGGAAGGTGAGCATTCATGA
- the cobM gene encoding precorrin-4 C(11)-methyltransferase — MRKIWIVGAGPGDPDLITVKGLKLLQQADVVMYTDSLVSEELVAKASETAEIIRTAGMHLQEMVDCIVERVNAGKMVVRLHTGDPAMYGATMEQVALLKQQDIGYEVIPGVSSVFASAAAVGAELTIPDLTQTLILTRAEGRTPVPEREQLRDLASHHCTIAMFLSATLTKKITKELVTAGWSENTPVAVVQRASWPDQKIVHTTIGQLDEAMRVNGIRKHAMILAGWALDPNIHEKDYRSKLYDATFTHGFRKGVKVDD; from the coding sequence ATGAGAAAAATTTGGATTGTTGGCGCAGGACCGGGTGACCCAGATCTAATTACGGTGAAGGGCTTAAAATTATTGCAACAGGCGGATGTTGTCATGTATACCGATTCATTAGTAAGTGAGGAATTGGTTGCAAAGGCTTCTGAAACAGCTGAAATTATTCGAACAGCCGGCATGCATTTGCAAGAGATGGTGGATTGCATCGTTGAACGCGTCAATGCAGGGAAAATGGTCGTACGTTTACATACAGGAGACCCAGCGATGTACGGTGCAACAATGGAGCAGGTGGCGCTTTTAAAACAGCAGGACATTGGCTATGAAGTCATTCCAGGTGTTAGCTCGGTATTTGCATCTGCCGCAGCTGTTGGCGCAGAATTAACGATTCCCGATTTAACACAAACGCTTATCTTAACCCGAGCAGAAGGCCGTACACCGGTGCCAGAGCGTGAACAATTGCGCGATTTAGCAAGCCATCATTGTACAATTGCAATGTTTCTAAGTGCAACGTTGACGAAAAAGATTACGAAAGAATTAGTTACAGCGGGCTGGTCAGAAAATACCCCGGTTGCTGTTGTACAGCGCGCTTCTTGGCCAGATCAAAAAATCGTCCACACAACAATCGGACAATTAGACGAGGCGATGCGCGTCAATGGAATTCGCAAGCATGCGATGATTTTAGCTGGCTGGGCATTGGACCCTAATATTCATGAAAAGGATTATCGTTCCAAGCTTTATGATGCGACATTTACACATGGCTTCCGAAAAGGTGTGAAGGTCGATGATTAA
- a CDS encoding cobalt-precorrin 5A hydrolase: protein MINLVEGQIPEIHVSKPYALVAITKHGVKHARAYAEKFPYVDVYYMKKFEQGDEAQRNIQLFDGTVRLLLPALFKQYKAMILIISLGAVVRMIAPILEDKKTDPGVLVVDDKGQYVISVLSGHIGGANALTNEFAEAIHATPIVTTASDVQKTIPVDLFGARFGWIWDSDEKLTPVSASVVNEEQVAIVQETGEKDWWMHDTPMPPTLKIYSNTAEAIAAKPHATLLITDRIIEKHEQVLLENGVIYRPKSLVLGMGCNRGTSAEEIEACIDETLAELKLSKKSVKAIATIDLKKDEHGLLQVTANNQWQFVTYSPNELNEMPISNPSETVYKFTGAYGVSEPAALRYANATSWILEKKKSGNVTISVARMAF from the coding sequence ATGATTAATTTAGTAGAGGGACAAATTCCAGAAATCCATGTCTCAAAGCCGTATGCGCTCGTTGCGATTACAAAGCACGGCGTCAAGCATGCACGTGCCTATGCGGAAAAGTTTCCATATGTAGATGTTTATTATATGAAGAAATTTGAACAGGGTGATGAAGCACAAAGGAATATTCAATTGTTTGATGGCACAGTGCGCTTATTATTGCCAGCATTGTTCAAGCAGTATAAAGCGATGATATTAATTATTTCACTCGGTGCAGTGGTTCGAATGATTGCCCCGATTTTAGAGGACAAAAAAACAGATCCCGGCGTTCTCGTTGTTGATGACAAAGGACAATATGTCATAAGCGTTTTGTCAGGGCATATTGGTGGTGCTAACGCATTAACCAATGAATTTGCCGAAGCCATTCATGCAACGCCAATTGTAACAACGGCATCAGATGTGCAAAAAACCATTCCCGTTGATTTATTCGGGGCACGCTTTGGCTGGATTTGGGATAGCGATGAAAAGCTAACACCTGTAAGTGCCTCGGTTGTCAATGAAGAGCAGGTAGCCATCGTGCAGGAAACCGGTGAAAAAGATTGGTGGATGCATGATACACCTATGCCACCAACGCTAAAAATTTATTCGAATACGGCCGAAGCGATTGCTGCCAAGCCACATGCAACCTTGTTAATTACAGACCGCATAATTGAAAAACATGAACAGGTGCTGTTAGAAAACGGTGTCATTTACCGCCCTAAATCACTCGTACTTGGCATGGGATGTAATCGGGGAACATCAGCAGAGGAAATCGAGGCATGTATTGACGAAACGTTAGCGGAACTGAAGCTTAGTAAAAAAAGCGTCAAAGCGATTGCGACAATTGATTTAAAAAAGGATGAGCACGGCTTATTACAAGTAACGGCAAACAATCAGTGGCAATTTGTTACCTATAGCCCAAATGAATTAAATGAAATGCCTATTTCAAATCCATCTGAAACCGTTTATAAATTCACGGGAGCTTATGGCGTCAGTGAACCGGCTGCATTGCGTTATGCCAATGCAACTTCATGGATTTTGGAAAAAAAGAAAAGTGGCAATGTGACGATTTCAGTAGCGCGAATGGCGTTTTAA